TTTCGTAAAGCCAATCATTACCATTCTTCTACGCGGAGTAAGGCAGGAGGAGGAGAGTCATGCTCGGTCTACAATATTTCAGCTTTAATGATCTGTGGAGCCCGCTGTTTTTGGCTTTTATGATTATGATGACTGCACTTTATTTTGTTGTGATTGGTCCGGTTGCCGAGAAGGCAAGAGGAAGTGAGAAGGCAACGACACGGCAAAAAGTGATGTTTCTATGCGGGATGCTCATCTTGTATATGGCACAGGGCGGTCCGATCAGCTTGTTTGGCCATACGATGTTTACCTTCCATATGCTTAGCATGGCCTTATCCTATATTGCGGCACCACCTCTCATTATGAGAGGAATCCCGGCATGGGTCTGGCGTAAAGCGCTGGATTATCGTCCTGTTCGGTGGTTTTCATTTCTTGCCCATCCGATCGTAGCGGCACTGCTGTTTAATGGACTATTCTCCTTCTATCACATTCCGGTCATTCATGATTACGTCATGCTCAATTTCACCGTGCACCGGCTGTATTACATCGTCTTGTTCATTACTGCCATGCTGATGTGGGGATCGCTAGTGCATCCGATACCGGAGCGGGACAGGGGATCAGGTTTACACAAGATCGGATATATCTTCCTCAACATGGTGCTGCTTACGCCAGCCTGCGGACTGATTATTTTCGCCTCAGAATCTATCTATGAGACCTATAGCAATCCTAATGCTTGGGTAGCAGCGATGGGATACTGTGTATCACCAGAAACGCAGCTTCGCCTGCAGGGTCTCGGAGGCCCTTCGTTCTTCAATTTCCTGTCAACCGCACAGCAGGATCAGCAGGTCGGCGGCATTGTGATGAAGATGATCCAGGAGCTGATATTCGGCGTGATGCTGGCATACGTGTTCTTTCAGTGGTATCGGAAGGAAAGTCAGGAGGATGACGAGAATATTCCCTTACAAGTATCAGGCAGAACTGAAGCATAAAGGTGTCTATAAGGGCGATCGATTCACGAAGGCATTCAAGGAACGACTACAAGCAGGTGAAGACTCGAGGGGGAAGAGACATGGACTTGGATTTCATACTGCCAACACTAAGCACCGCCTTTATTGTGATCAGTGCGGTGCTGGTAGGGATTGGCTGGTATCTCATCGTAAAGGGTAAACGAGAGGCACATAAGAAAATGATGATTGCCGGAGCTTGGGCAGCGATCCTGTTTTTTATCATCTATTCTTCCCGTACCTTTATTGTTGGTAATACCTCGTGGGGTGGACCAGATGATTTGAAGCTGTTCTACCATGTATTTTTGATTTTTCATATTATTTTGGCAACAGTGGCTGCTGTATTCGGGATTACGACCCTGGTCTGGGGCTTCAAGGAGAAATATGCGAAGCATCGGAAGCTCGGGAGAGTGACCTCAATGGTATGGTTTTTTACAGCCATTACCGGGGTTGTTGTCTATACGCTTCTCTATGTGATGTATCCGGGCGGTCATACCAAGCCTGTATGGGAAGTCATTATAGGTGCTTAGGATGATTCACATGATTAAATATTCGTAGCATATAGCATTTATCAGGTTAAATTATTGAAGAGAATATAAACTTGTTTTAAAAAGGCCCGCCAACAACATGTTCATATTGTTGGCGGGCCTTTTTCTAT
This sequence is a window from Paenibacillus urinalis. Protein-coding genes within it:
- the ctaG gene encoding cytochrome c oxidase assembly factor CtaG → MLGLQYFSFNDLWSPLFLAFMIMMTALYFVVIGPVAEKARGSEKATTRQKVMFLCGMLILYMAQGGPISLFGHTMFTFHMLSMALSYIAAPPLIMRGIPAWVWRKALDYRPVRWFSFLAHPIVAALLFNGLFSFYHIPVIHDYVMLNFTVHRLYYIVLFITAMLMWGSLVHPIPERDRGSGLHKIGYIFLNMVLLTPACGLIIFASESIYETYSNPNAWVAAMGYCVSPETQLRLQGLGGPSFFNFLSTAQQDQQVGGIVMKMIQELIFGVMLAYVFFQWYRKESQEDDENIPLQVSGRTEA
- a CDS encoding DUF420 domain-containing protein, which translates into the protein MDLDFILPTLSTAFIVISAVLVGIGWYLIVKGKREAHKKMMIAGAWAAILFFIIYSSRTFIVGNTSWGGPDDLKLFYHVFLIFHIILATVAAVFGITTLVWGFKEKYAKHRKLGRVTSMVWFFTAITGVVVYTLLYVMYPGGHTKPVWEVIIGA